A window of Rhodospirillaceae bacterium contains these coding sequences:
- the rplF gene encoding 50S ribosomal protein L6 — MSRIGNNPVEVPEGVDVAVVGQQVTAKGKLGEISFTLSDDVDISREENKVLVKPRGTSIRARKMWGTARAVINNLVVGVSEGFTRNLEINGVGYRAQIQGSELIMQLGYSHEVRHPVPEGITIKCPDQTHITIEGVDKQKVGQTAAEIRAYRPPEPYKGKGIKYADEYVRRKEGKKK, encoded by the coding sequence ATGTCTCGAATTGGTAATAATCCTGTTGAAGTTCCCGAAGGCGTTGATGTCGCCGTGGTTGGACAGCAAGTCACAGCAAAAGGCAAGCTCGGTGAGATTTCCTTTACATTGTCTGACGACGTTGATATCAGCCGGGAAGAAAATAAGGTCTTGGTTAAGCCCCGCGGTACTTCCATCCGTGCCCGCAAGATGTGGGGAACGGCGCGAGCCGTTATCAACAATCTTGTTGTTGGTGTTTCGGAAGGCTTTACCCGCAACCTGGAAATCAATGGTGTTGGTTATCGCGCCCAGATTCAGGGTAGCGAACTGATCATGCAACTTGGCTACAGCCACGAGGTTCGCCATCCTGTTCCCGAGGGCATCACTATCAAGTGTCCCGATCAGACCCACATCACCATCGAAGGCGTTGATAAGCAGAAAGTCGGTCAAACGGCTGCTGAAATTCGCGCCTATCGCCCGCCAGAACCCTACAAGGGCAAAGGCATCAAGTACGCCGACGAATACGTTCGGCGCAAAGAAGGCAAGAAGAAGTAA
- the rpsQ gene encoding 30S ribosomal protein S17 — translation MPKRILQGVVVSDKMDKTVTVKVERRFKHPLYKKFIRRSKKYAAHDENNVVKIGDVVRIRECRPISKRKTWEVVTETA, via the coding sequence ATGCCCAAGCGAATACTGCAAGGAGTCGTGGTTAGCGACAAAATGGACAAGACCGTGACCGTCAAGGTCGAACGTCGGTTCAAGCACCCGCTCTACAAGAAATTTATCCGTCGCTCGAAAAAGTACGCGGCGCATGATGAAAACAACGTGGTCAAAATTGGCGATGTGGTGAGAATCCGCGAATGTCGTCCGATTTCAAAGCGCAAGACATGGGAAGTCGTCACCGAGACTGCTTAA
- the rpmC gene encoding 50S ribosomal protein L29, producing MKPADLRANSDDQLKDELIGLRKESFNLRFQAASGQLENTARCRQVSRGIARIKTILGERDNASKAAS from the coding sequence ATGAAACCAGCTGATTTGCGCGCCAATTCCGATGATCAGTTGAAAGATGAACTGATCGGCCTTCGCAAGGAGTCCTTCAATCTTCGCTTTCAGGCCGCTAGCGGCCAATTAGAGAACACTGCAAGATGCCGCCAGGTAAGCCGTGGCATCGCGCGTATTAAAACCATTCTTGGCGAGCGTGATAACGCTTCCAAGGCCGCTTCGTAA
- the rpsS gene encoding 30S ribosomal protein S19 yields MARSIWKGPFVDGYLLKKAETSRASGRNEVIKTWSRRSTILPQFVGLTFGVYNGRKFIPVLITEDMIGHKMGEFSPTRTYLGHTADKKARRI; encoded by the coding sequence TTGGCTCGTTCCATTTGGAAAGGTCCGTTTGTAGACGGATACCTTCTTAAAAAAGCAGAAACCAGTCGCGCCAGCGGCCGTAACGAGGTTATCAAAACCTGGTCGCGACGTTCCACGATACTGCCGCAGTTCGTTGGATTGACCTTCGGCGTCTACAACGGTCGCAAGTTCATTCCGGTTCTGATTACCGAAGACATGATTGGTCACAAGATGGGCGAGTTCTCACCGACCCGCACCTACCTTGGCCACACCGCCGACAAGAAGGCGAGGAGGATTTAA
- the rplE gene encoding 50S ribosomal protein L5 — translation MARLQEHYETTIRPTLQDEYKYKSSMQVPKLEKIVLNMGVGEASQDKKLIKGALEDMALISGQKPVVTKAKKSIATYKLRDGMTVGCKVTLRNERMYEFLDRLVNIALPRVRDFRGLNGKSFDGKGNYAMGVKEQIIFPEIDYDKVDRVRGMDIIICTTANSDDEARSLLRGFDLPFKGEATGENK, via the coding sequence ATGGCACGTTTACAAGAACATTACGAAACGACGATCCGTCCGACCTTACAGGACGAGTACAAGTACAAGAGCTCAATGCAGGTTCCGAAACTTGAAAAGATCGTCCTTAACATGGGCGTTGGTGAAGCTTCCCAGGACAAGAAGCTGATCAAAGGCGCCCTTGAAGACATGGCTTTGATCAGTGGTCAAAAGCCGGTTGTCACCAAAGCCAAGAAGTCGATCGCCACCTACAAGTTGCGCGATGGCATGACCGTTGGCTGCAAGGTGACCCTGCGCAATGAGCGCATGTACGAATTCCTGGACCGGCTGGTCAACATTGCGTTGCCCCGTGTCCGCGATTTCCGTGGTTTGAATGGCAAAAGTTTTGACGGCAAAGGCAACTACGCCATGGGCGTCAAGGAACAGATCATTTTTCCCGAGATTGATTATGACAAGGTCGACCGCGTACGCGGCATGGACATCATCATCTGCACAACCGCCAACAGCGACGACGAAGCAAGATCCCTGCTTAGGGGCTTTGATCTGCCGTTCAAAGGCGAAGCAACCGGAGAGAACAAGTAA
- a CDS encoding 50S ribosomal protein L23 has protein sequence MSLSKYNGKANPSPERKFELLRAPIITEKSTLLSEFNQVSFRVPMDASKPEIKAAVEDLFKVNVTAVNTLIAKGKTKKFRGRAGKRIDTKKAIITLAEGQSIDVSTGV, from the coding sequence ATGAGCCTGAGCAAATACAACGGCAAGGCGAACCCGAGTCCGGAGCGTAAGTTTGAGCTGCTTCGCGCGCCGATCATTACGGAAAAATCGACCCTGCTTTCAGAATTCAACCAGGTCAGCTTCCGCGTCCCCATGGATGCCAGCAAGCCTGAAATCAAAGCCGCCGTTGAAGACCTGTTCAAGGTCAACGTGACGGCTGTGAACACACTCATTGCCAAGGGCAAGACCAAGAAATTTCGCGGTCGCGCCGGCAAACGGATCGACACCAAGAAAGCCATCATTACGCTGGCCGAAGGTCAGTCCATTGATGTTTCGACGGGGGTTTAA
- the rplX gene encoding 50S ribosomal protein L24: MAQKMRMKKGDQVIVRTGKDKGKSGEVLRTIPKENRALVQGVNMIKRHTRPTQASAGGIVEKEATIHISNLAQIDPKDSKPTRTGVKVLKDGRRVRFAKRSGEVIDK, translated from the coding sequence ATGGCTCAGAAAATGCGAATGAAAAAGGGCGACCAAGTCATCGTCCGTACCGGCAAAGACAAGGGAAAGAGCGGAGAAGTTCTGCGCACGATCCCGAAGGAGAACCGTGCCTTGGTGCAGGGTGTGAACATGATCAAGCGTCACACGCGCCCGACCCAGGCATCAGCTGGTGGGATCGTCGAGAAAGAAGCCACGATCCATATCTCCAATTTGGCTCAAATCGATCCGAAAGACAGTAAACCGACGCGGACTGGCGTCAAGGTACTCAAAGATGGTCGCAGGGTCCGCTTCGCAAAGCGGTCCGGCGAAGTCATCGACAAATAG
- the rpsJ gene encoding 30S ribosomal protein S10, whose translation MEHQNIRIRLKAFDHRVLDQSAGEIINTAKRTGADVRGPIPLPTRIEKFTVLRSPFIDKKSREQFEIRTHKRVLDIIDPTPQTVDALMKLDLAAGVDVEIKL comes from the coding sequence ATGGAACACCAGAATATCCGTATCCGCTTGAAAGCATTTGATCACCGCGTCCTCGATCAATCTGCCGGCGAGATCATCAATACGGCAAAAAGGACCGGCGCTGATGTTCGCGGGCCGATCCCGCTGCCGACGCGCATTGAGAAATTCACGGTTCTGCGTTCGCCCTTCATCGACAAGAAGTCACGCGAGCAGTTTGAAATTCGTACCCACAAGCGGGTGCTAGATATTATTGACCCGACACCGCAAACAGTGGACGCGCTGATGAAGCTCGACCTAGCTGCCGGTGTTGATGTCGAGATTAAACTTTAA
- the rpsH gene encoding 30S ribosomal protein S8, producing the protein MSMTDPLGDMLTRIRNGQQARKSTVLAPASKLRSNVLEVLKREGFIRGFSQEEIRPGINELTIELKYHEGDPVIREISRVSTPGCRVYSKIKDLTRVYNGLGISILSTPRGVMSDAEARDANVGGEVLCQVF; encoded by the coding sequence ATGTCTATGACCGATCCCTTGGGTGATATGCTTACGCGTATCCGTAATGGCCAACAGGCCCGTAAAAGCACCGTTTTGGCGCCAGCTTCCAAGCTGCGTTCAAACGTGCTTGAAGTCCTCAAGCGTGAGGGTTTCATTCGCGGCTTCAGCCAGGAAGAAATTCGCCCCGGAATCAATGAACTGACGATCGAGCTTAAGTATCACGAGGGTGACCCCGTGATCCGCGAGATATCTCGAGTGTCGACCCCCGGTTGCCGCGTTTACTCGAAAATCAAGGACCTGACCCGTGTTTATAACGGTCTTGGTATCTCGATCCTTTCGACCCCGCGCGGTGTTATGTCCGATGCCGAAGCACGCGATGCCAATGTTGGCGGCGAAGTGCTTTGCCAGGTCTTTTAG
- the rplP gene encoding 50S ribosomal protein L16 — protein MLSPKRTKYRKAHKGRIHGNAKGGTELNFGAYGLKATTPERVTARQIEAARRAMTRHMKRAGRVWIRIFPDVPVSKKPPEVRQGKGKGSVEFWAARVKPGRIMFEVDGVSMAVAKKAFELAAAKLPLGTRFVTRLGEED, from the coding sequence ATGCTAAGTCCAAAACGTACAAAATATCGCAAGGCACACAAAGGCCGCATTCACGGGAATGCAAAAGGCGGCACCGAGCTTAATTTCGGTGCTTATGGCCTGAAGGCGACAACGCCTGAACGCGTCACCGCGCGTCAGATCGAAGCTGCCCGTCGCGCCATGACCCGTCACATGAAGCGTGCCGGTCGTGTCTGGATCCGGATTTTCCCGGACGTCCCGGTTTCCAAAAAGCCGCCTGAAGTGCGTCAGGGTAAGGGTAAGGGCTCCGTCGAATTTTGGGCCGCCCGCGTCAAACCTGGTCGCATCATGTTTGAAGTCGATGGCGTTTCAATGGCCGTCGCCAAAAAGGCTTTCGAGCTTGCCGCTGCTAAATTGCCGCTTGGTACGCGTTTCGTAACGCGCCTTGGCGAGGAGGATTAG
- the rplN gene encoding 50S ribosomal protein L14 yields the protein MIQVETNLAVADNSGARRVQCIKVLGGSKRRYASVGDVIVVSIKEAIPRARVKKGDVVQAVVVRTAKDINREDGTTIRFDNNAAVLINKQGEPIGTRIFGPVTRELRAKKYMKIISLAPEVL from the coding sequence ATGATCCAAGTGGAAACTAACTTGGCCGTTGCCGACAACTCCGGCGCCCGTCGGGTTCAGTGCATCAAGGTGCTCGGTGGCTCCAAGCGCCGTTATGCTTCCGTCGGTGATGTCATCGTTGTCTCCATCAAAGAGGCAATTCCCCGCGCCCGCGTCAAAAAGGGCGATGTGGTGCAGGCTGTCGTTGTTCGTACGGCCAAGGATATCAATCGTGAAGACGGAACGACCATCCGCTTCGACAATAATGCTGCCGTGCTTATCAACAAGCAGGGCGAACCCATCGGCACCCGTATTTTCGGCCCGGTGACCCGTGAATTACGCGCCAAGAAATATATGAAGATTATTTCTTTGGCGCCTGAAGTTCTTTGA
- the rplR gene encoding 50S ribosomal protein L18, whose translation MAHSKQLFERRKGRNRVQIRRAGGSRPRLSVFRSGKHIYAQIIDDTQGVTLAAASSVDKDLRTKVKTGADKTAATEVGKLVAERAVKAGIKDVVFDRGGYKYHGRVKALADAAREAGLSF comes from the coding sequence ATGGCTCATTCAAAGCAACTCTTCGAACGCCGCAAGGGCCGCAATCGGGTCCAGATCCGGCGTGCTGGCGGAAGCCGTCCGCGTTTATCCGTATTCCGTTCGGGCAAGCACATCTATGCCCAGATTATCGATGACACGCAGGGCGTTACCCTGGCCGCGGCATCAAGCGTCGATAAGGATTTACGCACCAAGGTCAAGACCGGCGCCGACAAGACAGCAGCCACCGAAGTTGGCAAGCTTGTCGCCGAGCGTGCTGTCAAGGCTGGCATCAAGGACGTGGTCTTCGACCGCGGCGGATATAAATATCACGGTCGGGTAAAAGCCCTGGCCGATGCGGCTCGCGAAGCCGGTTTGTCATTCTAG
- the rplV gene encoding 50S ribosomal protein L22 produces the protein MGKKSAPRPYADNEAMAYSKHMRVSAQKLNLVATQIRGMDCETAMAELQFSKRRIAGDVKKVLESAIANAENNHDLDVDRLFVAEATVGRTMVMKRWRARARGRTGKILKPFSNLRVIVREREETV, from the coding sequence ATGGGTAAGAAATCAGCTCCACGGCCTTACGCCGATAACGAAGCAATGGCTTATTCCAAGCACATGCGGGTCAGTGCCCAGAAACTGAATCTGGTTGCAACACAGATCCGTGGCATGGACTGCGAAACGGCAATGGCTGAATTGCAGTTCTCCAAACGTCGTATTGCCGGTGATGTCAAAAAAGTTCTCGAATCGGCAATCGCAAATGCCGAAAACAACCACGACCTGGACGTCGACAGACTTTTTGTCGCCGAAGCCACCGTGGGCCGGACAATGGTTATGAAACGCTGGAGGGCCCGCGCTCGTGGCCGTACCGGTAAAATTCTTAAACCCTTCAGCAATTTGCGCGTCATTGTGCGCGAGCGTGAGGAGACCGTCTAA
- the rplD gene encoding 50S ribosomal protein L4 has protein sequence MKCDVISLENKKVGSVDLDEAVFGTAVRADLMSRYVNWQLAKRRSGNHKVKTRSEVQGTTAKPFKQKGTGNARQGSKRAPQLRGGGVVFGPHVRDHGFGLQKKVRRLALKSALSSKQAEGKLVVLDNAKMKNPKTADLIKNLGKLGWGKALVIDGNELDNNFQLAARNVMGLNVLPSQGANVYDILRSDTLVLTKDAIDKLVERLK, from the coding sequence ATGAAGTGCGACGTCATCAGTTTAGAGAACAAAAAGGTCGGCTCTGTCGATCTTGACGAAGCTGTATTCGGTACAGCGGTTCGTGCCGACCTTATGTCGCGTTACGTCAATTGGCAGCTTGCCAAGCGTCGCAGCGGCAATCACAAGGTCAAGACCCGTTCGGAAGTTCAGGGCACCACGGCCAAACCCTTCAAGCAGAAGGGCACCGGTAATGCACGCCAGGGTTCCAAGCGCGCCCCGCAGCTTCGTGGCGGCGGTGTTGTTTTTGGCCCGCACGTTCGCGATCACGGTTTTGGTCTGCAGAAAAAGGTTCGCAGGCTGGCATTGAAATCCGCCCTGTCATCGAAGCAGGCCGAAGGCAAACTGGTTGTCCTTGACAATGCCAAGATGAAGAACCCGAAAACCGCTGACCTGATTAAAAACCTTGGCAAACTTGGCTGGGGTAAAGCCCTGGTTATTGACGGCAACGAACTGGATAACAACTTCCAGCTCGCCGCCAGAAACGTCATGGGTCTGAACGTCCTGCCAAGTCAGGGCGCAAATGTTTACGACATCCTGCGCAGCGATACCCTGGTGTTGACCAAGGATGCCATTGACAAGCTTGTGGAGCGTTTGAAATGA
- the tuf gene encoding elongation factor Tu (EF-Tu; promotes GTP-dependent binding of aminoacyl-tRNA to the A-site of ribosomes during protein biosynthesis; when the tRNA anticodon matches the mRNA codon, GTP hydrolysis results; the inactive EF-Tu-GDP leaves the ribosome and release of GDP is promoted by elongation factor Ts; many prokaryotes have two copies of the gene encoding EF-Tu) — protein NYRPQFYFRTTDVTGTVVLPEGTEMVMPGDNITMEVELLAPIAMDEGLRFAIREGGRTVGAGVVASIVE, from the coding sequence CCAACTACCGTCCGCAGTTTTACTTCCGCACCACCGATGTCACGGGCACCGTTGTTCTGCCTGAAGGCACCGAAATGGTGATGCCGGGTGATAACATCACGATGGAAGTTGAGTTGCTTGCTCCGATCGCCATGGACGAGGGTCTGCGCTTCGCTATTCGCGAAGGCGGGCGGACCGTCGGTGCCGGTGTCGTCGCTTCAATTGTCGAATAA
- the rplB gene encoding 50S ribosomal protein L2 gives MALKQFKPTTPGRRGLVLVSREGLWKGKPERALTEGLRKKGGRNNTGRITARRRGGGHKRRYRIIDFKRNKLDVVGTVERLEYDPNRTAFIALINYDDGERAYIIAPQRLTVGDKVVSGEQVDIKPGNAMPMKNIPVGTIIHNVELKLGKGAQIARSAGTYVQLIGKDQGYAQLRLSSGELRMVRGECMATIGAVSNPDQQNIKLGKAGRNRWLGKRPSVRGVAMNPVDHPHGGGEGRTSGGRHPVTPWGKPTKGKRTRSNKKTDRMIMRRRRSKK, from the coding sequence ATGGCACTCAAACAATTTAAACCGACTACACCTGGTCGACGTGGTTTAGTCCTCGTCAGCCGTGAAGGTCTGTGGAAAGGCAAGCCCGAAAGGGCGTTGACCGAAGGTCTTCGCAAGAAAGGTGGCCGCAACAACACCGGTCGCATCACCGCCCGTCGTCGTGGTGGCGGACACAAGCGCCGCTACCGGATTATTGACTTCAAGCGCAACAAGCTTGATGTCGTCGGCACCGTTGAACGGCTGGAGTACGACCCCAACCGCACCGCCTTTATCGCCCTGATCAATTACGATGATGGTGAGCGCGCTTACATCATTGCGCCGCAACGTCTGACTGTTGGTGACAAGGTTGTCTCCGGCGAACAGGTTGATATTAAGCCTGGCAACGCCATGCCCATGAAAAATATCCCTGTTGGAACGATCATTCATAACGTCGAGTTGAAACTCGGAAAAGGAGCGCAAATTGCGCGTTCTGCAGGCACTTACGTGCAGCTGATTGGTAAGGATCAGGGCTACGCCCAGCTTCGCCTCAGCTCTGGCGAACTGCGTATGGTTCGCGGCGAATGCATGGCTACCATCGGCGCCGTGTCCAACCCGGATCAGCAAAATATCAAACTCGGCAAGGCCGGACGTAACCGCTGGCTGGGCAAACGCCCATCTGTCCGCGGTGTCGCCATGAACCCGGTTGACCATCCCCATGGTGGTGGTGAAGGCCGGACATCTGGTGGTCGTCATCCGGTGACCCCTTGGGGCAAGCCGACCAAAGGCAAGCGTACACGTAGCAACAAAAAGACGGATCGCATGATTATGCGCCGCCGTCGCAGCAAGAAGTAG
- the rplC gene encoding 50S ribosomal protein L3, with protein sequence MRTGLIAQKVGMSRVFADDGRHIPVTVLKVDNCQVVSQRTEEKDGYCAIQLGVGNAKVKRVSKAMRGHFAAAKVEPKRRLEEFRIPADAMVDVGAELSAAHFVAGQYVDVSGTSIGKGFAGAMKRHNFSGLRASHGVSISHRSHGSTGQCQDPGRVFKGKKMAGHMGAVQVTTQNLEVVSTDSERGLILIKGAVPGSKGGYVRIFDSVKRTNTLELPFPAALVGDEAPVEEEVVEEVATEEVVAEEAIVEEAVVEAPAEETPAEEAPVEEAPAEDAETKEE encoded by the coding sequence ATGCGTACAGGTCTTATCGCGCAAAAAGTTGGTATGTCGCGTGTTTTCGCCGATGACGGACGTCACATCCCCGTCACCGTGCTGAAGGTCGACAATTGCCAGGTGGTTTCACAGCGCACCGAAGAAAAAGATGGCTACTGCGCTATCCAGCTCGGCGTTGGCAATGCCAAGGTCAAGCGGGTTTCAAAGGCCATGCGTGGTCATTTTGCGGCAGCCAAGGTCGAGCCCAAAAGACGGCTTGAAGAATTCCGCATACCCGCAGATGCGATGGTTGACGTCGGCGCTGAACTTTCCGCCGCTCACTTCGTTGCCGGACAGTATGTCGATGTTTCAGGAACCAGTATCGGTAAGGGTTTTGCCGGTGCCATGAAGCGCCATAATTTTAGCGGCCTGCGTGCTTCCCACGGTGTTTCGATTTCCCACCGTTCACACGGTTCTACTGGTCAGTGTCAAGACCCTGGTCGTGTGTTCAAGGGCAAGAAAATGGCCGGTCACATGGGCGCTGTTCAGGTTACCACCCAAAATCTGGAAGTTGTTTCCACCGATAGCGAACGCGGCCTGATTTTGATTAAAGGAGCCGTCCCCGGTTCCAAGGGCGGATATGTCCGTATTTTCGATTCGGTCAAGCGCACCAATACCCTGGAGCTGCCTTTCCCGGCGGCTCTGGTTGGTGATGAAGCCCCGGTTGAAGAAGAAGTAGTCGAAGAAGTCGCGACGGAAGAAGTCGTGGCCGAAGAAGCAATCGTGGAAGAAGCGGTTGTCGAAGCTCCGGCTGAGGAAACTCCGGCTGAGGAAGCTCCCGTTGAGGAAGCGCCTGCTGAAGATGCCGAGACGAAGGAAGAATAA
- the rpsC gene encoding 30S ribosomal protein S3 — protein MGQKVNPISLRLGIIRTWDSRWYAEDNYAEFLHEDLSIRKYLMERLAQAGVSKVVIERPAKKARITVHTARPGVIIGKKGADIEILRKDISKLTGSEVHVNIVEIRKPEIDAQLVAANVAQQMERRVSVRRAMKRVVQSAMRLGAEGIRIYCSGRLGGAEIARDVWYHEGRVPLHTFRAHIDYGTATARTTYGACGVKVWIYKGEIMAHDPMAMEKQVIESQPAR, from the coding sequence ATGGGTCAAAAAGTAAACCCGATCAGCCTCAGGCTGGGAATTATCCGCACCTGGGATTCCCGTTGGTATGCAGAAGACAACTATGCGGAATTCCTGCATGAAGACTTAAGCATTCGCAAGTATCTGATGGAACGTCTGGCCCAGGCCGGTGTTTCAAAGGTTGTCATCGAACGTCCGGCCAAGAAAGCGCGGATTACGGTTCATACGGCTCGTCCGGGCGTTATCATCGGCAAGAAAGGCGCTGACATTGAAATCCTGCGCAAAGATATCTCGAAGCTGACGGGCTCGGAAGTGCACGTCAACATCGTTGAAATCCGCAAGCCCGAAATCGATGCCCAGCTTGTCGCCGCAAACGTTGCCCAGCAGATGGAACGTCGTGTTTCCGTCCGTCGCGCCATGAAGCGGGTCGTTCAGTCGGCTATGCGTCTCGGTGCTGAAGGCATTCGCATTTATTGTTCCGGCCGATTGGGTGGTGCTGAAATCGCCCGCGACGTCTGGTACCACGAGGGTCGCGTACCGTTGCATACGTTCCGCGCCCACATCGATTACGGCACGGCCACCGCGCGCACCACGTATGGCGCTTGCGGCGTTAAGGTCTGGATCTACAAGGGTGAAATTATGGCCCACGATCCGATGGCCATGGAAAAACAGGTTATTGAATCTCAGCCGGCTCGCTAA
- the rpsN gene encoding 30S ribosomal protein S14 gives MAKKSVVERNKKRERLAAKFASRRASLKAQAKDPALSLEERFEARLKLAEIPRNASPVRQRLRCKLSGRPRGNYRKFKLSRIALRDLASTGQIPGMVKSSW, from the coding sequence ATGGCTAAGAAAAGCGTTGTTGAGAGGAACAAGAAGCGTGAAAGGCTGGCAGCCAAGTTTGCTTCCCGTCGCGCTTCCCTGAAAGCACAAGCCAAGGACCCAGCACTGTCCCTGGAAGAGCGTTTTGAAGCCCGTTTGAAATTGGCCGAAATTCCGCGTAATGCGTCGCCTGTCCGGCAACGCCTACGCTGTAAATTAAGCGGCCGTCCCCGTGGCAATTATCGCAAGTTCAAACTTTCGCGTATTGCCCTTCGTGATTTAGCATCCACCGGTCAAATTCCCGGCATGGTTAAGTCGAGCTGGTAG